The proteins below are encoded in one region of Chrysemys picta bellii isolate R12L10 chromosome 4, ASM1138683v2, whole genome shotgun sequence:
- the GREP1 gene encoding glycine-rich extracellular protein 1 isoform X4: protein MGLGTLHAGLLLMLLLLLCLARGSLQGGVKPQANGALGRLYLPSLIRGPYTGYGPQGLQPGPAGTQNGFGVAPGVRVKPGKAGYGVPAGYGAGLGGYPQGAKQKPGYFHAALPLGGFGAGPRAGSYPTAQQGYPGVGGGYLVNGAQPGYGNGYSAGGNSHPGAGVQSGYGNGAQAAYLGRFAGPSTDLSAAKFGLGQLPYNGQPQQAMPTGLGGDYSAGKYGGMGQLMYGAQLAGPSALDGNGNGPGYTNGGDLQANGLAAGAYGPLTAGQAPGGYGLTPTAYGGKEAKYGLNGFLGNGYRGRCPSGKC, encoded by the exons ATGGGGCTGGGGACCCTGCACGCTGGGCTGCTTTTGATGCTGCTGTTGTTgctgtgcctggccaggggcagcctgcaggggg GAGTGAAACCGCAGGCAAACGGAGCCCTAGGGCGTCTCTACCTGCCATCGCTGATCCGGG GACCATACACCGGCTATGGACCCCAAGGACTGCAGCCGGGACCGG CAGGAACTCAGAACGGGTTTGGAGTAGCACCAGGTGTACGGGTGAAGCCGGGCAAAGCAG GCTATGGGGTCCCCGCTGGTTATGGTGCAG GATTAGGTGGTTATCCCCAGGGTGCAAAACAAAAACCAG GGTACTTCCATGCTGCGCTGCCCCTGGGAG GTTTTGgggcaggacccagagctggcagCTACCCCACAGCTCAACAAG GCTATCCCGGAGTAGGCGGTGGGTACCTAGTCAACGGAGCACAGCCCGGCTATGGGAATG GCTACAGTGCAGGAGGGAACAGTCACCCTGGAGCCGGAGTCCAGTCAGGATACGGCAACG GTGCCCAGGCCGCATACTTAGGGCGTTTCGCTGGCCCTAGCACAGATCTCTCGGCTGCTAAATTTG GCCTGGGCCAGCTCCCATATAATGGGCAGCCCCAACAGGCCATGCCCACCGGTCTAGGGGGAGACTACAGCGCTGGGAAATACG GTGGCATGGGGCAGCTGATGTACGGGGCACAACTGGCTGGGCCCAGTGCCCTGGATG GCAACGGGAACGGACCAGGATATACGAACGGAGGGGACCTGCAGGCTAACGGACTGGCTGCTG GGGCATACGGGCCACTCACAGCAGGGCAAGCTCCCGGGGGCTACGGACTAACCCCAACAGCATACG GAGGCAAGGAGGCCAAGTATGGCCTGAACGGCTTTCTGGGGAATGGATACAGAG GTCGCTGTCCTTCCGGGAAGTGCTGA
- the GREP1 gene encoding glycine-rich extracellular protein 1 isoform X5: MGLGTLHAGLLLMLLLLLCLARGSLQGGVKPQANGALGRLYLPSLIRGPYTGYGPQGLQPGPGTQNGFGVAPGVRVKPGKAGYGVPAGYGAGLGGYPQGAKQKPGYFHAALPLGGFGAGPRAGSYPTAQQGYPGVGGGYLVNGAQPGYGNGYSAGGNSHPGAGVQSGYGNGAQAAYLGRFAGPSTDLSAAKFGLGQLPYNGQPQQAMPTGLGGDYSAGKYGGMGQLMYGAQLAGPSALDGNGNGPGYTNGGDLQANGLAAGAYGPLTAGQAPGGYGLTPTAYGGKEAKYGLNGFLGNGYRGRCPSGKC, encoded by the exons ATGGGGCTGGGGACCCTGCACGCTGGGCTGCTTTTGATGCTGCTGTTGTTgctgtgcctggccaggggcagcctgcaggggg GAGTGAAACCGCAGGCAAACGGAGCCCTAGGGCGTCTCTACCTGCCATCGCTGATCCGGG GACCATACACCGGCTATGGACCCCAAGGACTGCAGCCGGGACCGG GAACTCAGAACGGGTTTGGAGTAGCACCAGGTGTACGGGTGAAGCCGGGCAAAGCAG GCTATGGGGTCCCCGCTGGTTATGGTGCAG GATTAGGTGGTTATCCCCAGGGTGCAAAACAAAAACCAG GGTACTTCCATGCTGCGCTGCCCCTGGGAG GTTTTGgggcaggacccagagctggcagCTACCCCACAGCTCAACAAG GCTATCCCGGAGTAGGCGGTGGGTACCTAGTCAACGGAGCACAGCCCGGCTATGGGAATG GCTACAGTGCAGGAGGGAACAGTCACCCTGGAGCCGGAGTCCAGTCAGGATACGGCAACG GTGCCCAGGCCGCATACTTAGGGCGTTTCGCTGGCCCTAGCACAGATCTCTCGGCTGCTAAATTTG GCCTGGGCCAGCTCCCATATAATGGGCAGCCCCAACAGGCCATGCCCACCGGTCTAGGGGGAGACTACAGCGCTGGGAAATACG GTGGCATGGGGCAGCTGATGTACGGGGCACAACTGGCTGGGCCCAGTGCCCTGGATG GCAACGGGAACGGACCAGGATATACGAACGGAGGGGACCTGCAGGCTAACGGACTGGCTGCTG GGGCATACGGGCCACTCACAGCAGGGCAAGCTCCCGGGGGCTACGGACTAACCCCAACAGCATACG GAGGCAAGGAGGCCAAGTATGGCCTGAACGGCTTTCTGGGGAATGGATACAGAG GTCGCTGTCCTTCCGGGAAGTGCTGA
- the GREP1 gene encoding glycine-rich extracellular protein 1 isoform X6, which produces MGLGTLHAGLLLMLLLLLCLARGSLQGGVKPQANGALGRLYLPSLIRGEGGVHPGAGLGPAGAKAGPYTGYGPQGLQPGPAGTQNGFGVAPGVRVKPGKAGYGVPAGYGAGLGGYPQGAKQKPGYFHAALPLGGFGAGPRAGSYPTAQQGAQAAYLGRFAGPSTDLSAAKFGLGQLPYNGQPQQAMPTGLGGDYSAGKYGGMGQLMYGAQLAGPSALDGNGNGPGYTNGGDLQANGLAAGAYGPLTAGQAPGGYGLTPTAYGGKEAKYGLNGFLGNGYRGRCPSGKC; this is translated from the exons ATGGGGCTGGGGACCCTGCACGCTGGGCTGCTTTTGATGCTGCTGTTGTTgctgtgcctggccaggggcagcctgcaggggg GAGTGAAACCGCAGGCAAACGGAGCCCTAGGGCGTCTCTACCTGCCATCGCTGATCCGGG GCGAAGGGGGAGTTCACCCTGGAGCTGGACTGGGACCAGCCGGAGCCAAGGCAG GACCATACACCGGCTATGGACCCCAAGGACTGCAGCCGGGACCGG CAGGAACTCAGAACGGGTTTGGAGTAGCACCAGGTGTACGGGTGAAGCCGGGCAAAGCAG GCTATGGGGTCCCCGCTGGTTATGGTGCAG GATTAGGTGGTTATCCCCAGGGTGCAAAACAAAAACCAG GGTACTTCCATGCTGCGCTGCCCCTGGGAG GTTTTGgggcaggacccagagctggcagCTACCCCACAGCTCAACAAG GTGCCCAGGCCGCATACTTAGGGCGTTTCGCTGGCCCTAGCACAGATCTCTCGGCTGCTAAATTTG GCCTGGGCCAGCTCCCATATAATGGGCAGCCCCAACAGGCCATGCCCACCGGTCTAGGGGGAGACTACAGCGCTGGGAAATACG GTGGCATGGGGCAGCTGATGTACGGGGCACAACTGGCTGGGCCCAGTGCCCTGGATG GCAACGGGAACGGACCAGGATATACGAACGGAGGGGACCTGCAGGCTAACGGACTGGCTGCTG GGGCATACGGGCCACTCACAGCAGGGCAAGCTCCCGGGGGCTACGGACTAACCCCAACAGCATACG GAGGCAAGGAGGCCAAGTATGGCCTGAACGGCTTTCTGGGGAATGGATACAGAG GTCGCTGTCCTTCCGGGAAGTGCTGA
- the GREP1 gene encoding glycine-rich extracellular protein 1 isoform X3, producing MGLGTLHAGLLLMLLLLLCLARGSLQGGVKPQANGALGRLYLPSLIRGEGGVHPGAGLGPAGAKAGPYTGYGPQGLQPGPAGTQNGFGVAPGVRVKPGKAGYGVPAGYGAGLGGYPQGAKQKPGYFHAALPLGGFGAGPRAGSYPTAQQGYPGVGGGYLVNGAQPGYGNGYSAGGNSHPGAGVQSGYGAQAAYLGRFAGPSTDLSAAKFGLGQLPYNGQPQQAMPTGLGGDYSAGKYGGMGQLMYGAQLAGPSALDGNGNGPGYTNGGDLQANGLAAGAYGPLTAGQAPGGYGLTPTAYGGKEAKYGLNGFLGNGYRGRCPSGKC from the exons ATGGGGCTGGGGACCCTGCACGCTGGGCTGCTTTTGATGCTGCTGTTGTTgctgtgcctggccaggggcagcctgcaggggg GAGTGAAACCGCAGGCAAACGGAGCCCTAGGGCGTCTCTACCTGCCATCGCTGATCCGGG GCGAAGGGGGAGTTCACCCTGGAGCTGGACTGGGACCAGCCGGAGCCAAGGCAG GACCATACACCGGCTATGGACCCCAAGGACTGCAGCCGGGACCGG CAGGAACTCAGAACGGGTTTGGAGTAGCACCAGGTGTACGGGTGAAGCCGGGCAAAGCAG GCTATGGGGTCCCCGCTGGTTATGGTGCAG GATTAGGTGGTTATCCCCAGGGTGCAAAACAAAAACCAG GGTACTTCCATGCTGCGCTGCCCCTGGGAG GTTTTGgggcaggacccagagctggcagCTACCCCACAGCTCAACAAG GCTATCCCGGAGTAGGCGGTGGGTACCTAGTCAACGGAGCACAGCCCGGCTATGGGAATG GCTACAGTGCAGGAGGGAACAGTCACCCTGGAGCCGGAGTCCAGTCAGGATACG GTGCCCAGGCCGCATACTTAGGGCGTTTCGCTGGCCCTAGCACAGATCTCTCGGCTGCTAAATTTG GCCTGGGCCAGCTCCCATATAATGGGCAGCCCCAACAGGCCATGCCCACCGGTCTAGGGGGAGACTACAGCGCTGGGAAATACG GTGGCATGGGGCAGCTGATGTACGGGGCACAACTGGCTGGGCCCAGTGCCCTGGATG GCAACGGGAACGGACCAGGATATACGAACGGAGGGGACCTGCAGGCTAACGGACTGGCTGCTG GGGCATACGGGCCACTCACAGCAGGGCAAGCTCCCGGGGGCTACGGACTAACCCCAACAGCATACG GAGGCAAGGAGGCCAAGTATGGCCTGAACGGCTTTCTGGGGAATGGATACAGAG GTCGCTGTCCTTCCGGGAAGTGCTGA
- the GREP1 gene encoding glycine-rich extracellular protein 1 isoform X1, with product MGLGTLHAGLLLMLLLLLCLARGSLQGGVKPQANGALGRLYLPSLIRGEGGVHPGAGLGPAGAKAGPYTGYGPQGLQPGPAGTQNGFGVAPGVRVKPGKAGYGVPAGYGAGLGGYPQGAKQKPGYFHAALPLGGFGAGPRAGSYPTAQQGYPGVGGGYLVNGAQPGYGNGYSAGGNSHPGAGVQSGYGNGAQAAYLGRFAGPSTDLSAAKFGLGQLPYNGQPQQAMPTGLGGDYSAGKYGGMGQLMYGAQLAGPSALDGNGNGPGYTNGGDLQANGLAAGAYGPLTAGQAPGGYGLTPTAYGGKEAKYGLNGFLGNGYRGRCPSGKC from the exons ATGGGGCTGGGGACCCTGCACGCTGGGCTGCTTTTGATGCTGCTGTTGTTgctgtgcctggccaggggcagcctgcaggggg GAGTGAAACCGCAGGCAAACGGAGCCCTAGGGCGTCTCTACCTGCCATCGCTGATCCGGG GCGAAGGGGGAGTTCACCCTGGAGCTGGACTGGGACCAGCCGGAGCCAAGGCAG GACCATACACCGGCTATGGACCCCAAGGACTGCAGCCGGGACCGG CAGGAACTCAGAACGGGTTTGGAGTAGCACCAGGTGTACGGGTGAAGCCGGGCAAAGCAG GCTATGGGGTCCCCGCTGGTTATGGTGCAG GATTAGGTGGTTATCCCCAGGGTGCAAAACAAAAACCAG GGTACTTCCATGCTGCGCTGCCCCTGGGAG GTTTTGgggcaggacccagagctggcagCTACCCCACAGCTCAACAAG GCTATCCCGGAGTAGGCGGTGGGTACCTAGTCAACGGAGCACAGCCCGGCTATGGGAATG GCTACAGTGCAGGAGGGAACAGTCACCCTGGAGCCGGAGTCCAGTCAGGATACGGCAACG GTGCCCAGGCCGCATACTTAGGGCGTTTCGCTGGCCCTAGCACAGATCTCTCGGCTGCTAAATTTG GCCTGGGCCAGCTCCCATATAATGGGCAGCCCCAACAGGCCATGCCCACCGGTCTAGGGGGAGACTACAGCGCTGGGAAATACG GTGGCATGGGGCAGCTGATGTACGGGGCACAACTGGCTGGGCCCAGTGCCCTGGATG GCAACGGGAACGGACCAGGATATACGAACGGAGGGGACCTGCAGGCTAACGGACTGGCTGCTG GGGCATACGGGCCACTCACAGCAGGGCAAGCTCCCGGGGGCTACGGACTAACCCCAACAGCATACG GAGGCAAGGAGGCCAAGTATGGCCTGAACGGCTTTCTGGGGAATGGATACAGAG GTCGCTGTCCTTCCGGGAAGTGCTGA
- the GREP1 gene encoding glycine-rich extracellular protein 1 isoform X2, giving the protein MGLGTLHAGLLLMLLLLLCLARGSLQGGVKPQANGALGRLYLPSLIRGEGGVHPGAGLGPAGAKAGPYTGYGPQGLQPGPGTQNGFGVAPGVRVKPGKAGYGVPAGYGAGLGGYPQGAKQKPGYFHAALPLGGFGAGPRAGSYPTAQQGYPGVGGGYLVNGAQPGYGNGYSAGGNSHPGAGVQSGYGNGAQAAYLGRFAGPSTDLSAAKFGLGQLPYNGQPQQAMPTGLGGDYSAGKYGGMGQLMYGAQLAGPSALDGNGNGPGYTNGGDLQANGLAAGAYGPLTAGQAPGGYGLTPTAYGGKEAKYGLNGFLGNGYRGRCPSGKC; this is encoded by the exons ATGGGGCTGGGGACCCTGCACGCTGGGCTGCTTTTGATGCTGCTGTTGTTgctgtgcctggccaggggcagcctgcaggggg GAGTGAAACCGCAGGCAAACGGAGCCCTAGGGCGTCTCTACCTGCCATCGCTGATCCGGG GCGAAGGGGGAGTTCACCCTGGAGCTGGACTGGGACCAGCCGGAGCCAAGGCAG GACCATACACCGGCTATGGACCCCAAGGACTGCAGCCGGGACCGG GAACTCAGAACGGGTTTGGAGTAGCACCAGGTGTACGGGTGAAGCCGGGCAAAGCAG GCTATGGGGTCCCCGCTGGTTATGGTGCAG GATTAGGTGGTTATCCCCAGGGTGCAAAACAAAAACCAG GGTACTTCCATGCTGCGCTGCCCCTGGGAG GTTTTGgggcaggacccagagctggcagCTACCCCACAGCTCAACAAG GCTATCCCGGAGTAGGCGGTGGGTACCTAGTCAACGGAGCACAGCCCGGCTATGGGAATG GCTACAGTGCAGGAGGGAACAGTCACCCTGGAGCCGGAGTCCAGTCAGGATACGGCAACG GTGCCCAGGCCGCATACTTAGGGCGTTTCGCTGGCCCTAGCACAGATCTCTCGGCTGCTAAATTTG GCCTGGGCCAGCTCCCATATAATGGGCAGCCCCAACAGGCCATGCCCACCGGTCTAGGGGGAGACTACAGCGCTGGGAAATACG GTGGCATGGGGCAGCTGATGTACGGGGCACAACTGGCTGGGCCCAGTGCCCTGGATG GCAACGGGAACGGACCAGGATATACGAACGGAGGGGACCTGCAGGCTAACGGACTGGCTGCTG GGGCATACGGGCCACTCACAGCAGGGCAAGCTCCCGGGGGCTACGGACTAACCCCAACAGCATACG GAGGCAAGGAGGCCAAGTATGGCCTGAACGGCTTTCTGGGGAATGGATACAGAG GTCGCTGTCCTTCCGGGAAGTGCTGA